GTCGAGAGCGAGTGCATCTTTTTCCCTCTTCGCCGAAGACgcacgaatttttctttttcttttttttttttttttttttttttttcgagaaaccTGACTTTGCCAAGAACGAAAATTTCGATCAAATATTTGGCGATTTTACCtcataatatttgtttcagtAAGTTATCTACAAATAAAACGAGTTTCTCTatcgtaaattaaaatgacaatataataataattataaaataaagaagcaAATATGTGCTTATTACTTTGTTACGTATTCAGTTagtatttatgttattttctaAACTACAATAGATGCTTTTTActtgttagaaaaatattagaattataaaataagaaaagacgTTATTAAAGTACTTAAAAGCATAGGAGTTTGTTGTATTCGGGAAATTGCACTTTTCTCGCACTATCAaaagagatttttctttttttcactttttcttttcttcacaTAACAGTGTTTCTGTGCGAACAATTTTCTTCCTCTTGGTATTATTTTGTcaagaaagattatattacaatttttcgaGTAGCATgtcaattgaaatatattgcaatcCTTTTTTGGGAcatatttaagttatttataaattaaatgattcgTTTAAAGTTGCTTATTACTCGTGTTTTTTATgtcatctttaatttaaagaagaagATTATTGGAAAttctgaattaattttatgcttCGGACAAGTTAATTAAATCTGCACGCGTTTAACGATCCTATCTTCTTTCCGATTATTACTATCGCGAATTTCAAGTCTTCATCACGGTCACGTATCTCTCGTATTCTTGCACAGCCTCCGTCGTTAATCCGTACAGCTAATCGAATTTACCGTCGCGTAAATCAATTGCTCGTCCGTCCGATATCTAATCTAGTCGCGGGACATCGTCGAGGATGAacgtatatttcataattacttCCACGAGGCACTGGGGATTCCGAACCCGAATGTGTGCCCTTTGTTATTCTCCTTTCCTGCCGATTCCAAGTTTCTCTCGCGCCACCGGAATCGAGGAAACGCATCGGTACGAGTTCAATTTCGCTTCTTAATCCACGGAGCTAATCGAGTCTATGTCGCGCCTAAGTCCCGTGTAAACTTCCGCTATCTCAGGACCGGTGGGGTTGCGATGTGCGGGGAGCGAGGGGAGACGTAGGAATATACGCGAACCGTAGAAGTCCGACGGCATCGCGGCGCCCTGGAAACGAGGGGGTTTAATCAAACTTCGTAGATTTTCCATTATGCCCGCGACTTTGCGCCTGGAGCGGCATAACTAATTCCATTTAACCTCGGTTGGGGCGCGGGACGGGTTGAGCTTAGGTGGCAGTGTAGAGGTAAATCACGCCGCCGTCAGGATCGGATATCAGCGCGCGCAGCCGCGTCAAGTTCTTCTAGATAAATGTTTTCCCTATATCTCAATTTGTTGAGAAGTCTGTGCACgttcagaaaaataaaaaacaaaaaatttaggTACGTCTGAAAGGGTTACAGTCGAGAATTTTAATTGctcgaaaagaaaataaaatgtatttctgaaatattaataaatatgaatgaaaCCATTTATCATATTCAACaaacaattgtaatatactctgaaaattaaaaactgtgaattattttctttttcactaATTTTACTCATTTTATTCTCGTGCATAAAGTACACGCGCAACgcaaatgtattaattaaaatgtaatgtaataactTTCCAAGTTGTGCAGGCTAAAAGCTTTCTGTTCTGATACAATTAAGAAACATGTCTAGCTGCAATAATGCATTCAGGTCTTTAGGAAAATACTTCCGCAAATTGTTCTTATTTAGTACATCAACATGAATTAATGTTGTCGCCACGTTAAGTTATAATCAAGCCGGCTTATCGtgaatttcaattttccaGGAGGACAAGGATCTCGTGCACGAGTTCGTGCAAAATGATGGACTTGCCTGTCTTATCAAAGTCAGCAGTGAAGCCGACCAGAATTaccaaaattacattttacgaGGTGAGTACTCTAttcattaatcataaaattgaaGGATAGTTGCAATCTCCTCATAATCACTTCTGACTCAATAAAGAGAAGTTctagttttttttctcgctcAAACCAAAAATGTACATTCTTTCTtgcataaaagaaatattaggaAATAAGTATACGCATTATTCTTGAGTGAAGAGATGTTTAATTTGTTGTTTATTTTAGTACTTGCAAAAATTAGACaataactatattaatatttttttcataattatttgacatttaataCAAAAGCGTTTTgctaataaaagtttaatcagatatttttatcagttacattttttttatgtaaaatcataatttgtaAACGATTGCGATAGAGCTCGTCATTACACTAAGAATtcgataataaaagataattactcTGCAACTTCCGCACAATAAAGACGGTGCATCCAATTAGTCGGCGGGAAAGTCGTACTGTAAACGGTCTCGTAAATTAAAGTTAAGGGAACGATGCGACCTTGTCGGCGTATACACGTGTGTGTCGAGATTTCGTGGTAGACGCGGGCGCTTCGTCGCAATCTCGCGCGAGTAACGATAAGATAATACCGGCATAATGCAGCCAGCGTTTAACGAGCGTGGCATCAACTCGGTCCTCGTCTTTGCTTTTCCAAGAAAGACGTGGCGACGATAATATTACCGTCTTAAAAGGCCCGGCGGGAGGAGGCGATATTGCGTGTAAGTGTTAACGCGTCGCCTTTACGAAAGCGTCGACACGTGGGAGCCACGGTGGCTCGTGACTACTCGTCAAACCGCGATGCGTCGCGAATTATGAATAGCACCTTTTGATCGCGTCTTTCGAGTGCAGCATCCCGGGAAGCGTGTTCAAGTGCTCTGTAAACTGTCGGCCTGACATGTAAGCGAACACGTTAATTCTACATTATATGACGTCGTTGTCGTGAAGATGAAACGATTCAAAGGAACCTGTAATGCAGAAATAGaagaataaatagaaaatgtgataaagaaagattttagAATCGCAAACGCACAcaattttggaattttttcagggagaaaattaatttatcgtatGCACATTCAGACATAATttgatacataattataattttttattattgttgttgctTAAATTAGTTTACAGTTCGTAAttccttattttataatgaataatcatatttgctctcgataaatttttcaattatttcgataattcaaaataattaattaattttagcacGATTATAAATGTACTTTGCACTTTTGCGATCTATTTGAAGACTAGTATAATACAATAACGTAATAGAATATATGGCGCACATTCGATATGCTGATTGCGTTTGGTGCAATCTATATatctaatcttttaattagattGTCTCGTCGTAACTTATGACTCTCTCTTGTAATGATAACGGCTGGATTAATGTTTGTACCGATGGAACGCGTTTAAATCGCTTTACCGTCATTGTCATTGCTAGCACGAATTTTTCGCTGATGCGATTCACATAATTGCGCGAATAcctattagatatatatatatatatatatatatatatatatgtgtcaacatatgtaatatatatgtcctCTCTATCTTTGTCGAGGTAAAACTTTTGAGGCTTAAACTGCATTAATGCAGAGTTAAATTTGCATAAGTTAGATATTGATTAAAACATGAATATATGaaagtgaagaaaaaaactttgGATTgtcaatcaatattatttctgacataatttatataacatgatttgtataacataattttgacGGAAATTAAACACTGTTAGAATCTCGCAAACAAAATCGATTTAGCCGAATTGGATTTGGGAGAGTTCGTTGTGACAATAACTTATAGATTTGATTCGACAAACACTAACGTAATTGGTTTACTTTATTTAcgattttgttattataaaatcaatcatTTGAATTGCACACTGCGTAAATaacatagatttttatttgctttttttagtCGCGcgtattgtttattaattaattatattatatttatatattaataattattattggacAAAGAACTGATGCTATTTTCGTTTTGCCActgcttttaattaattttcgttgAAACGGCTTCTACTTGCAAAGCATGAGTGTTTGCAACAgctttttctcatatttttcgCACACATTTTACACGCCAAGCgtgttgtaatttatttagagCACAGCGAGCGGAGCTTTTGTTAGAACATGCGAGTTTTAAGCGGCAATGTGTGCGCGCAAGCACGTTTTTGGGCGTAATTTCACATGGGATAAAATCCGAGTAAACCTATGATCGGCAGAATTTACACGTTAAATTCCAGTCGCACCTAACTGCGGCCCGAGGACGAGCCGGAAATCAGTTTCGTAAACAACGAGGCAGCATAGTACAAAAATATAGGCAACGTCGTTTCGGATCGATGCCGAGATTGATAGATTTCCCATCGCTCGGCTGTAACGATAGTTTGTGCAACgtgcttttatttttccttgtatacatatctatattgGCAGAGATCTCCGTATCGACTTCTCTttcgtttatatttttgcattgaaGCAAAAATAGCAAAAACCATAACACAGTGTGAATTAAAAGGcgaaataaatgattatatgaCTACAATATTTACAGAGACGGTTTTCTACGAAAATCTGgggaaaaaatattgattaatgcgagaaaatattttgaaagtagattgaaatattgctaaataatattatatatatatatatatatatatatatatacatagaccTTTTCTTGACATttgaagtattttttgagCTTTTACGTTGTTTCGACGAAATCCATATTAGAAGGTACATTTACAATGGCCAAAGACTTGTTTCTCTTTATGCACGATTGTCTGTAACAATTAACCTTCCATGTTTAATCTCGCAACTTGTTTGCATTTATGCAGCACTCGGTCAGGTGATGCTGTATGTCGACGGCATGAACGGGGTGATGGAACATGGACAGACGGTGGAATGGCTGTATACGTTAATTGCAAGTCGTTTTCGGCTGGTGGTGAAAACAGCGTTGAAGCTGTTGCTCGTTTTTGTGGAGTACGTGGAAACAAACAGTCTGCTATTGGTCAGAGCTGTCAGAGCGGTAGATCAGGCACGGGGCGTGGTACCGTGGATTAACGTGATGAAACTCCTGAAAGATTATGATGCTGCCGATACGGAGCTGCTTATATACGCGACGACATTGATCAACAAGTGCTTGAACGGCATTCCCGATCAGGACACTTATTACGATCAAGTGGACTGCCTCGAGGAACAAGGTATGGAGGGCGTCATCCAAAGGTACATGTCGAAGCAGGGCACGGACCTCGATTTGCTCAGGCAGTTTCAGATCTATGAGGCGGTGCTGCATCACGAAGACGGTGACAGAGGTTCACCGATACGCCAATTAGATGATAATATAAGGTAAATagcttgaaaattatatcgtgcatagataattttgtatctgtatttctattctttttttttctgtatatacattaattagatattatataattatttgaaaaatatattaaagataaatattataaatcaaactTAGAGtaatgtgtattatttttattgaatgatattttttttaaattacatttttgtggacgagaattaataaaaaatattatttgatttaaagatatttactttgagagaatttcaatttaatatttatcaaatacttaacacttaaaattgaatatttattaagaacagtaaaactgataaaatttttagaatgaaagaaaattgccaagaaatgtgtaattaaaaataaataagaaagaacattctatatattgaGAGaggatattatattctattttatgaaaatctaatgaagaaaatattttacattaacttTACAGAAAGACTTTACGGAATCGGAAGTCTTTAGTAGATTCTCACGAACGACGAAAATCTCGGAGGCATTCGACAGGTAATTCGCCCTTGTCGATGTCTTTGAATGCACGTCTAAGTCCACGGCTTAATCACTCTCTGGGTGTGAGCTCATTGAACAACACCTTGAACTCCAATTTACCAGACGATGACGACGAATCAAGTAGCTCTCAAAGTTCCCACGGTCATCTGGGTGAAGTTCAGCTTAACGGCAgttataaagagaataaaggtaataattctttctctgtctgtctctcactttctctttctctttcttttgttataatatataaatgtatatactaattataaatacaatataattatctacgAAACAAAGTTTCGAGATTAAACTTATTGTAGATAAactatttaatgaattttactTTCGCAGTAATAAAGTAGGCATACTTTGTAGCATaagttttgaattatttagatttgTCTCGGTTATAAGCTTcatgaaaaactttatttacgTTTTGCTTGTTTATCACTATGGCTAAATTATCGGCTTTATGTATAGTATAACCGCATTGTTGCAGTGAGTAGCAGTGTAACGTctgaatatatcaaaatttttaaatagataaaataaagaaataaacttACTTTATACTTTTGCAGAAATATGtttctactttattttttaacaaaattgattaatttaaacattttttcttgactaaagattatacatttaaaatcaatcatttttagccttttttaaattgtgttttaattatcatagttattttttacatcttttttttcattattttttaataatattttgcatatttttatcaaaaactgAGCTgactatatattaaataaattataaccgTCGCagattgaaattataatatataagtaataaaaatatagaagtaaaaatataaaagtctgaagattaattttccaaattctTTAGACAATCTCAATCGAAGTACATTGTAAATTGATTCGTTAGCAATTCGATTGCATGATGAATACGAACTTGGATGCCTACGGGGTACGATTCCCGCATCAGTGAATTGCCTACCAAGGCCTTGCGGTTTTCAGTTCTTTTGCGCATTTCATCGGAGACGCGATACGCAGTCAGCATAAATGTTCCATTAGATTTCTaaagatatcaaatatacGTCAGATCAAATACAACATTATAAGTTGAATGTCTTGCGATTTatctttatacaaaaaatgcatatgttcgatatatttttaaataatgtattatacgtTTATAGTACtacaatgaattattatttctccaATTTTTATTCGCTAAACTTGCGGAGTAAAActtaatttagattttgaaaaaatttgcttctatatttaattcatattaaagttaatttgattttttaactatatattaagGTGTATATAATGCGAtttgttttaatgaaaaatggaaaatatatggCATGTTTCAGTGGATGTTGGTGTTACACCAGCGCTGAGACGGCGGAGAGAACGTGCGGAAAGACAGAGAAGCTTTATTAGAGAGCAACAAGAGGCTACTGCAAACATGAGAGCTTCTCTTGGTCACACCGATGAACAAGAAAGTGAATACTTATAAACCATTTAATTGctacatttttattgctttaatttattttattttttcaattatatctccgattattattgataataaaattctcgtTCTCGCAGAAGAGAAagcttgtttaattttattttttacacatttattcgcacgatttaaaagtaaatatgttagaaaataaaattgtatatgcaGATTTCTTGTGAAATGTATTCGCgcttcttaaattaaatttttatctcaaaattattaggcaaATTGAATGAAACATATTATTGGAATTCTTATGCACGTATgttctttaaaattagatgCACAAGAAGATGTCATTACAATGATAATAAGAACGTTCTATCGTGTGTGTTATTAAAGGTCAATTTGCATCGAACAGTCTGCGATACACGAACGGCACCTCTTACGAGAGAAACGCTGATTCTCCCTCGAACAAGTTGTCTAGAACGAACAGCAGGAAGGACTTGACGCCCTTGATGAATGCGGCGAACAAGCTCGACTCGGAGGAGAAGAAACCATGGTACGGCAAAAGTCCCAACGAAGGTGTCGAGTACGACGAGAGTAATCACACTGACGAAGATGGGGATCGTCGAGTGGTTCTACAACTTAAGAGGGAAGGTACCGTCAAGGATCTCACGCAGAAGTTGGCGGCACAGAATCTTATACCTAGCAGCCCTGTGGAGGAGAAAGTTTCCAGGTAATTTCGACAAAGGCACAGTCTTCATTTCAGATGCATGTTGCTCGATTAATTTATCCTTTGCAGCTTTATGTGTTTAAGCTTTAATGTGAATTTTGTTGCGgcataaaaactttaaatacatgtaagcctaatcaatatttaagaaaataattacataagagAACAAAAGATCATTTAAacttaaacattaaaattaagaaataattcttctaaaaattatccttactgatataatttattttatatatatatatatatatatatatatatatatatatatatatattttgcattttattatatttatgatatttgcataacttgaaaaagatattttctatataaattttcactaCTAGATGTTGCTCTTATGAACACatgatgttattttaattttcattttgatatttatttatatcaacaaTTGTATGTACCCCTAAAAGTTTTCTTATTAAacgcgaaatatttttgaacgtAAAAGTTTGTTCAACTTTCATGACAAGTGGAAGTGGAAAATAGCGTATTAGGATAACGCGAGGTATTGACAACAGCAATAGTACTTGATGGCTGGAAGAGTTGCACAAACTTTGTCGTACTCGAGCCGGAAGTTCCACCGAGTTAATTTTACGCAGGATATTGCAAAAGTAGCGCGGTTCGTATAAAAGTTAGTTCTTCGTCGCCGCCGGATGCGAAACTTTCAACAAAATCGATAAGCAGCCCTATATCTTGAATAAGTTTTGTCGTCCTCTAAAAATATCTACTTAAtacaattgattaatatattattacaatttatgtactttaaatatattacagtgTTGGTTCGGTGATACTGATTGTACAAGCAAATTATGAAGAAAATcggttgaaatattttttaaaagattgaatatggcagataatttgattattacgGTGATTTCCatgttataaaaaacattactttattaatcgTCAGAATTAAACTagagattatttatatgtttaacattaaaatttcaatttatttataatcataccAGTTTTAATTCTgcatatatagataatttaatttgcgtAATAATTCAATGAATCAATATTGTcaggtaaaattaaatgaatatatattgatactaTTTGATTTTAACTGTTTGTTGTTTTATGATGTTTTACTCACCATTTCATgctaatttgaaaaatatgtgtacTTGTAGCATGTGTCATAAAATGTATCATGCGATTTTACGATCCAGCATTTTTTACGCGTATCTTTAGAATAGGAGACATGAGCGGGCTAATTTCGAAGGCAAAGGAGGGCCTGGCAAAGTCAAAGTCAAAGGCGGACGTTTTGAAGTCACCGACCGGTGACAATCTGCCCAAGCTGCAGGAGACGAAGAAATCCGAGAACGAACTGCACTGGGAGGAGCTGGTGAAGAAGCTAAAGAGACCGCTCGCGCTCTGCGACCTGGACTTCACCGATCTGAATTCCGACGACGAAATTGACGTGCTGGGATCCGCTAATGTGACGAACGGAATACCACCCCCGCCACCGCCGATGGTGCCTCCGGCTGGAGACACTCTGGCACCCCCGCCACCGCCGTTGGGTGCGAGACTACCACCGCCACTTCCTCAGGGTCCGCCACCGCCTTTCGGCGTCAACCTGAAGATATCGAGACCGTCGCCGCCGACCAACGAGGCGCCGAAGAGTCCACCGTTGTTGCTCGCGAAGAAGAGCAAAAAGACTGTAAAGCTGTTCTGGAAGGAGGTACGGGACGATCCCAATATTCTTGCGCGGCTCGACAAACACAAGATGATTTGGGACGAGTTGTCACCCGTGGCCGTCGACACGCAGAAACTCGAGCACCTTTTCGAGAGTCGCGCCAAGGATCTCATCACAAAGGTGAGTAATCTTCATATCCGACTTCCGTTGCGACTGCGTAGTTTTCGTCATACGAACCGTGAGTTTCATCGTTGAGCGAACAGCTGAGGAGAATGACATAAAGAACGACTCTCGTTAAACAATGTCTAGTTCCTCAGCTTCTCAATATATGTTACACATTGTAGTTTTGtacgtttcaattttttttaacgatgtcattatttattgttcCAAGAATAATGGCAGTGTTAgtttattttgatgaaaaaatcgCGATATTCACCTAGTCACACATGGGTGTGAAGTTAGCACCtcgaaatgcaatttttatagttctGATTAGAGTCCTAGCTTCTTCTTAAAGAGTTTAAGAGttctttataagaaataaaaggaGTTCCGTTGATTAACggtatcaaattttaatttaaaaattgaggtACTAACTTcacaattcattttttatcttgctTCATATTGATTTGCTTCCAATGTTAGTTATTTTGTGATTAGTCATTAGTTTTTGTAAGAAAAGCAGATGTTTGATCTTTATTCAAGCAAGGTTGGCAGAAAAGAATCTTTCTGACACTAAAATTTCGACGTGCATAAAGCACATATCAACAATTCTGTGCACACAAACTTTATATGTTTGTTGATTCAACAATTTGAGGTTGCATGCATTTAAAGAGgatgatatttttatccattatGTTTCCATTAATTTGATGCATCGtatcgtttataattttaattatattcaaaattgaaattaattattatacattgctGCGTGAgatcgtaataataattggaCATAGTTACAATAATGAACAGaagttaaatttatgatttgttttaattgagcataattatgaaacaattacatttacaatttcccgattttccaaaataaaattttatattaatttagagaGAAAGGTGAAAATAaacagtaaatattattaaagcttTAAAGtagttatttagtttattttatattgcaaagttaatcactttttttcataattattatatattcagcGAAAGTAATCGGatcaattattgatttatttcatcagatttgatttatttaaatttttgttaatgttttatctatttgtaatcgatgaaatatttatgatagtattaatgaattatttgttGTGGAAggtattatttctctttatatattaaattttctctgaattttcacattttattcaatctttttttttgttaattagattaatttttgctAAGT
Above is a genomic segment from Anoplolepis gracilipes chromosome 3, ASM4749672v1, whole genome shotgun sequence containing:
- the LOC140664241 gene encoding FH1/FH2 domain-containing protein 3-like isoform X5, giving the protein MSFFSGEGTKNCEQFPGRSRWRKEMYRQMFFTCQVQYLNDVDPFSYPTLYPDVNPPDHTFSATLPLINQLAAVHRLLRAPHRLDDTALQLYKGGDYGAYLDLEASINEQQEEFEGFYEGESRKNAIILRTQLSVRVHTIIEKLLNSEGRELRRALFSLKQIFQEDKDLVHEFVQNDGLACLIKVSSEADQNYQNYILRALGQVMLYVDGMNGVMEHGQTVEWLYTLIASRFRLVVKTALKLLLVFVEYVETNSLLLVRAVRAVDQARGVVPWINVMKLLKDYDAADTELLIYATTLINKCLNGIPDQDTYYDQVDCLEEQGMEGVIQRYMSKQGTDLDLLRQFQIYEAVLHHEDGDRGSPIRQLDDNIRKTLRNRKSLVDSHERRKSRRHSTGNSPLSMSLNARLSPRLNHSLGVSSLNNTLNSNLPDDDDESSSSQSSHGHLGEVQLNGSYKENKVDVGVTPALRRRRERAERQRSFIREQQEATANMRASLGHTDEQESQFASNSLRYTNGTSYERNADSPSNKLSRTNSRKDLTPLMNAANKLDSEEKKPWYGKSPNEGVEYDESNHTDEDGDRRVVLQLKREGTVKDLTQKLAAQNLIPSSPVEEKVSRIGDMSGLISKAKEGLAKSKSKADVLKSPTGDNLPKLQETKKSENELHWEELVKKLKRPLALCDLDFTDLNSDDEIDVLGSANVTNGIPPPPPPMVPPAGDTLAPPPPPLGARLPPPLPQGPPPPFGVNLKISRPSPPTNEAPKSPPLLLAKKSKKTVKLFWKEVRDDPNILARLDKHKMIWDELSPVAVDTQKLEHLFESRAKDLITKKQQEMNKNKEIIVLNHKRSNAINIGMTKLPPPRSIKTAILKMDATIMNREGIEKLLTMLPTKEEKSRIQEAQAANPDLPLGSAEQFLLTLTSISELPARLKLWAFKLDFENSEKEIADPLMDLKQGMETLRVNKTFRGILSTLLSIGIFLNGNEVKGFQLEYLVKVPEVKDTVHKHSLLHHLCHMVMEKFPDSTDLYSEIGAVTRASKIDFDELAANIAKLESECKASWDHLKLIAKHDGSTMMKVKMSDFLADCAERIIVLNIVHRRIINRFRKFILWLGIPLHRIQDTKPNEFCRIVSEFALEYRTTRERVIQQLEKKANHRERNKTRGKMITEVGKFRTKEDRADAELRQLLGSDISDVESIHGTLPWRRQRKDGRIIPLGPVLRDESTNGNLADGVDELLESLVKTATKTPATRTTPRERKRTRHADRKSLRRTLKNGLSEEEKKHIAAYIKGY